Proteins encoded together in one Temnothorax longispinosus isolate EJ_2023e chromosome 5, Tlon_JGU_v1, whole genome shotgun sequence window:
- the Fntb gene encoding protein farnesyltransferase subunit beta has protein sequence MSDLELGGQAGRRSYEEILKQRQDDGGHKTATTTEQACVEDIVLKFYRSCREGEPVLLRSKHIQFLKKSISYLNDTYECLDSSRPWLCFWILHSLAILGDRLEDEECSKIAGFLAKCQSPTGGFGGGPGQYSHLASTYAAVNALCTIGTREAYDVINRKNLKRFLSSLRGEDGSFCMHENGEVDIRGAYCALATAKLTNVYTPDMFKGTAEWIAKCQTWEGGFGGCPGMEAHGGYVYCALAALVMLGKTELCHLPELLRWIVNKQMRLEGGFQGRTNKLVDGCYSFWQGGTFPLIAAILSTQEKAFSSSDHWLFNQEALQEYILTCCQNPHGGLLDKPGKNRDIYHTCYVLSGLSIAQNSPVKTIIGRKLVNKVEVIHPIYNVEYSVAKKAQEYFPTLPIPAD, from the exons ATGTCGGACTTGGAGTTGGGAGGACAGGCAGGACGAAGGAGTTATGAGGAAATATTGAAGCAACGGCAGGATGACGGGGGACATAAAACCGCGACGACAACCGAgcag GCCTGCGTCGAGGACATCGTGCTCAAGTTCTACCGATCGTGCAGAGAGGGGGAGCCTGTTTTACTTAGGTCGAAACATATTCAATTCTTGAAGAAATCGATCAGTTATTTAAATGACACTTACGAG TGTTTGGACTCCAGCAGACCGTGGCTCTGCTTCTGGATATTGCATTCACTCGCGATATTGGGGGATCGATTGGAAGACGAGGAATGTTCCAAGATAGCGGGCTTTCTGGCCAAATGTCAATCGCCAACGGGCGGCTTCGGGGGCGGTCCGGGACAGTATTCACATTTAGCCTCTACATACGCCGCGGTGAACGCCCTGTGCACCATCGGTACGCGAGAAGCGTACGACGTGATAAATAG GAAGAACTTGAAACGGTTTCTATCATCCTTACGCGGAGAGGACGGCTCTTTTTGTATGCACGAGAACGGCGAGGTAGACATACGTGGGGCGTATTGTGCTCTCGCTACCGCCAAGTTGACAAACGTATACACACCGGATATGTTCAAAGGCACCGCCGAGTGGATAGCCAAGTGTCAAACGTGGGAGGGTGGCTTTGGCGGTTGTCCGGGGATGGAGGCTCACGGCGGGTACGTGTATTGCGCTTTGGCGGCACTCGTAATGCTCGGAAAAACAGAGCTTTGCCATTTACCGGAGCTGTTG AGGTGGATAGTAAATAAGCAGATGCGTCTGGAGGGCGGTTTCCAAGGACGTACGAACAAACTGGTGGACGGATGCTACTCGTTCTGGCAAGGCGGAACGTTCCCATTGATCGCCGCTATCTTGTCGACGCAGGAAAAGGCGTTCAGCAGTTCCGACCACTGGTTGTTCAACCAAGAGGCCttacaagaatatatattaacttgCTGTCAGAATCCGCACGGCGGTCTTCTGGATAAACCGGGAAA aaatcgTGACATATACCACACATGTTATGTTCTTAGTGGATTGTCGATTGCGCAAAACTCACCGGTAAAGACGATCATCGGACGAAAGCTCGTGAACAAGGTGGAGGTGATCCATCCCATCTACAACGTGGAATACTCCGTCGCGAAAAAGGCGCAGGAGTATTTCCCTACTCTACCAATACCCGCCGATTGA
- the Abi gene encoding abl interactor 2 isoform X6: MAELAALLRHEIPEGRNNLADSHTNLERVAEYCEANYFQAENKRIALEETKNYTTQSLASVAYQINTLAYNFLQLLDLQTSQLAEMESQMNHIAQTVMIHKEKVARREIGVLTANKMTTRQYKIIAPANPEKPIKYVRKSIDYTILDEIGHGVRSCGTPRSKQRGGSQGSVQSLGAASTGSGLGAAMVGPAPTTKPPTPPQTVRTGTLSKGSREYRTPPAVAPPQVPSHYAPNYPLGHPRRDRPGYSTLPLHAHNTSHTSHNSNHNAHANTINQHTMPQVGTVHPLQSHPQTPPPAPPSVTAGYVQEQHNSMPPPPSPLVGLGGDMTEYTGHHTLPHRLSHQISRGSGANSPPLPPPPPPEQEEHPQFGRPTPSGAIMPIVPDEEDLPGWVPKNYIEKVVAIYDYYADKEDELSFQESSVIYVLKKNDDGWWEGVMDGITGLFPGNYVEPCV; encoded by the exons ATGGCAGAATTGGCGGCACTCCTGCGACATGAGATTCCCGAGGGGAGGAACAATCTGGCCGACAGCCACACCAATCTCGAGAGGGTGGCGGAGTATTGCGAGGCGAACTACTTCCAAGCGGAGAACAAGAGGATCGCGCTGGAGGAGACGAAGAATTACACCACGCAGTCGTTGGCCAGCGTTGCATATCAAATAAATACCCTGGCGTACAACTTTCTTCAACTGCTCGACCTGCAGACGTCCCAGCTCGCCGAGATGGAGAGTCAGATGAACCATATCGCGCAGACGGTCATGATTCACAAGGAGAAGGTGGCCAGAAGGGAGATAGGGGTCTTGACGGCCAACAAGATGACGACTCGCCAGTACAAAATCATCGCTCCCGCCAATCCGGAGAAACCAATTAAGTATGTCAGGAAGAGCATTGATTACACGATCCTAGATGAAATTGGGCATGGTGTACGTAGCTGCGGTACGCCGCGAAGCAAGCAGAGAGGAGGTAGTCAAGGCAGCGTTCAGAGCTTGGGTGCTGCTTCTACAGGCTCGGGCTTGGGCGCTGCTATGGTAGGACCTGCTCCTACTACCAAACCACCCACGCCACCTCAAACAGTGAGAACTG GAACATTGAGTAAAGGCTCGCGCGAATATAGGACTCCGCCAGCGGTAGCCCCACCACAAGTTCCTAGCCATTACGCGCCCAACTATCCACTTGGCCATCCCAGGCGAGATCGCCCGGGATATAGCACTCTACCATTGCATGCTCATAACACGTCCCACACGAGCCACAATTCCAATCATAATGCGCATGCCAATACCATCAATCAGCACACTATGCCGCAAGTGGGAACGGTGCATCCCCTGCAGAGTCATCCGCAGACGCCACCACCGGCACCGCCCAGCGTCACCGCGGGCTACGTGCAGGAACAGCATAACAGTATGCCTC CTCCACCTTCACCTTTGGTCGGTCTAGGCGGCGATATGACGGAATACACCGGACATCACACCCTGCCGCACAGACTATCGCATCAAATTAGTCGTGGTAGCGGTGCGAATAGTCCACCCttaccgccgccgccaccaccggAGCAGGAGGAACATCCGCAGTTTGGCAGACCGACCCCATCTGGTGCTATAATGCCGATCGTGCCGGACGAGGAAGACCTGCCCGGATGGGTGCCGAAGAATTATATCGAGAAAG TGGTGGctatttatgattattacgCGGATAAAGAGGACGAGCTGAGTTTTCAAGAGAGTTCTGTGATCTACGTGCTCAAGAAAAACGATGACGGATGGTGGGAGGGGGTGATGGACGGTATAACTGGATTATTCCCAGGAAATTACGTCGAACCATGCGTATAA
- the Abi gene encoding abl interactor 2 isoform X5 — protein MAEYRVGSDSEVMAELAALLRHEIPEGRNNLADSHTNLERVAEYCEANYFQAENKRIALEETKNYTTQSLASVAYQINTLAYNFLQLLDLQTSQLAEMESQMNHIAQTVMIHKEKVARREIGVLTANKMTTRQYKIIAPANPEKPIKYVRKSIDYTILDEIGHGVRSCGTPRSKQRGGSQGSVQSLGAASTGSGLGAAMVGPAPTTKPPTPPQTVRTGTLSKGSREYRTPPAVAPPQVPSHYAPNYPLGHPRRDRPGYSTLPLHAHNTSHTSHNSNHNAHANTINQHTMPQVGTVHPLQSHPQTPPPAPPSVTAGYVQEQHNSMPPPPSPLVGLGGDMTEYTGHHTLPHRLSHQISRGSGANSPPLPPPPPPEQEEHPQFGRPTPSGAIMPIVPDEEDLPGWVPKNYIEKVVAIYDYYADKEDELSFQESSVIYVLKKNDDGWWEGVMDGITGLFPGNYVEPCV, from the exons ATGGCTGAGTACC GGGTGGGCAGTGATTCTGAAGTCATGGCAGAATTGGCGGCACTCCTGCGACATGAGATTCCCGAGGGGAGGAACAATCTGGCCGACAGCCACACCAATCTCGAGAGGGTGGCGGAGTATTGCGAGGCGAACTACTTCCAAGCGGAGAACAAGAGGATCGCGCTGGAGGAGACGAAGAATTACACCACGCAGTCGTTGGCCAGCGTTGCATATCAAATAAATACCCTGGCGTACAACTTTCTTCAACTGCTCGACCTGCAGACGTCCCAGCTCGCCGAGATGGAGAGTCAGATGAACCATATCGCGCAGACGGTCATGATTCACAAGGAGAAGGTGGCCAGAAGGGAGATAGGGGTCTTGACGGCCAACAAGATGACGACTCGCCAGTACAAAATCATCGCTCCCGCCAATCCGGAGAAACCAATTAAGTATGTCAGGAAGAGCATTGATTACACGATCCTAGATGAAATTGGGCATGGTGTACGTAGCTGCGGTACGCCGCGAAGCAAGCAGAGAGGAGGTAGTCAAGGCAGCGTTCAGAGCTTGGGTGCTGCTTCTACAGGCTCGGGCTTGGGCGCTGCTATGGTAGGACCTGCTCCTACTACCAAACCACCCACGCCACCTCAAACAGTGAGAACTG GAACATTGAGTAAAGGCTCGCGCGAATATAGGACTCCGCCAGCGGTAGCCCCACCACAAGTTCCTAGCCATTACGCGCCCAACTATCCACTTGGCCATCCCAGGCGAGATCGCCCGGGATATAGCACTCTACCATTGCATGCTCATAACACGTCCCACACGAGCCACAATTCCAATCATAATGCGCATGCCAATACCATCAATCAGCACACTATGCCGCAAGTGGGAACGGTGCATCCCCTGCAGAGTCATCCGCAGACGCCACCACCGGCACCGCCCAGCGTCACCGCGGGCTACGTGCAGGAACAGCATAACAGTATGCCTC CTCCACCTTCACCTTTGGTCGGTCTAGGCGGCGATATGACGGAATACACCGGACATCACACCCTGCCGCACAGACTATCGCATCAAATTAGTCGTGGTAGCGGTGCGAATAGTCCACCCttaccgccgccgccaccaccggAGCAGGAGGAACATCCGCAGTTTGGCAGACCGACCCCATCTGGTGCTATAATGCCGATCGTGCCGGACGAGGAAGACCTGCCCGGATGGGTGCCGAAGAATTATATCGAGAAAG TGGTGGctatttatgattattacgCGGATAAAGAGGACGAGCTGAGTTTTCAAGAGAGTTCTGTGATCTACGTGCTCAAGAAAAACGATGACGGATGGTGGGAGGGGGTGATGGACGGTATAACTGGATTATTCCCAGGAAATTACGTCGAACCATGCGTATAA
- the Abi gene encoding abl interactor 2 isoform X2 produces MCVGLSILSSISLRTPRPCHNLIFRPSRPLPSLREEGVGSDSEVMAELAALLRHEIPEGRNNLADSHTNLERVAEYCEANYFQAENKRIALEETKNYTTQSLASVAYQINTLAYNFLQLLDLQTSQLAEMESQMNHIAQTVMIHKEKVARREIGVLTANKMTTRQYKIIAPANPEKPIKYVRKSIDYTILDEIGHGVRSCGTPRSKQRGGSQGSVQSLGAASTGSGLGAAMVGPAPTTKPPTPPQTVRTGTLSKGSREYRTPPAVAPPQVPSHYAPNYPLGHPRRDRPGYSTLPLHAHNTSHTSHNSNHNAHANTINQHTMPQVGTVHPLQSHPQTPPPAPPSVTAGYVQEQHNSMPPPPSPLVGLGGDMTEYTGHHTLPHRLSHQISRGSGANSPPLPPPPPPEQEEHPQFGRPTPSGAIMPIVPDEEDLPGWVPKNYIEKVVAIYDYYADKEDELSFQESSVIYVLKKNDDGWWEGVMDGITGLFPGNYVEPCV; encoded by the exons atgtgtgtcgGTCTGTCCATCTTGTCTTCTATTTCCCTTCGGACGCCGCGCCCCTGTcataatctaatttttcgaCCCTCTCGACCGCTCCCTTCGCTTCGCGAGGAAG GGGTGGGCAGTGATTCTGAAGTCATGGCAGAATTGGCGGCACTCCTGCGACATGAGATTCCCGAGGGGAGGAACAATCTGGCCGACAGCCACACCAATCTCGAGAGGGTGGCGGAGTATTGCGAGGCGAACTACTTCCAAGCGGAGAACAAGAGGATCGCGCTGGAGGAGACGAAGAATTACACCACGCAGTCGTTGGCCAGCGTTGCATATCAAATAAATACCCTGGCGTACAACTTTCTTCAACTGCTCGACCTGCAGACGTCCCAGCTCGCCGAGATGGAGAGTCAGATGAACCATATCGCGCAGACGGTCATGATTCACAAGGAGAAGGTGGCCAGAAGGGAGATAGGGGTCTTGACGGCCAACAAGATGACGACTCGCCAGTACAAAATCATCGCTCCCGCCAATCCGGAGAAACCAATTAAGTATGTCAGGAAGAGCATTGATTACACGATCCTAGATGAAATTGGGCATGGTGTACGTAGCTGCGGTACGCCGCGAAGCAAGCAGAGAGGAGGTAGTCAAGGCAGCGTTCAGAGCTTGGGTGCTGCTTCTACAGGCTCGGGCTTGGGCGCTGCTATGGTAGGACCTGCTCCTACTACCAAACCACCCACGCCACCTCAAACAGTGAGAACTG GAACATTGAGTAAAGGCTCGCGCGAATATAGGACTCCGCCAGCGGTAGCCCCACCACAAGTTCCTAGCCATTACGCGCCCAACTATCCACTTGGCCATCCCAGGCGAGATCGCCCGGGATATAGCACTCTACCATTGCATGCTCATAACACGTCCCACACGAGCCACAATTCCAATCATAATGCGCATGCCAATACCATCAATCAGCACACTATGCCGCAAGTGGGAACGGTGCATCCCCTGCAGAGTCATCCGCAGACGCCACCACCGGCACCGCCCAGCGTCACCGCGGGCTACGTGCAGGAACAGCATAACAGTATGCCTC CTCCACCTTCACCTTTGGTCGGTCTAGGCGGCGATATGACGGAATACACCGGACATCACACCCTGCCGCACAGACTATCGCATCAAATTAGTCGTGGTAGCGGTGCGAATAGTCCACCCttaccgccgccgccaccaccggAGCAGGAGGAACATCCGCAGTTTGGCAGACCGACCCCATCTGGTGCTATAATGCCGATCGTGCCGGACGAGGAAGACCTGCCCGGATGGGTGCCGAAGAATTATATCGAGAAAG TGGTGGctatttatgattattacgCGGATAAAGAGGACGAGCTGAGTTTTCAAGAGAGTTCTGTGATCTACGTGCTCAAGAAAAACGATGACGGATGGTGGGAGGGGGTGATGGACGGTATAACTGGATTATTCCCAGGAAATTACGTCGAACCATGCGTATAA
- the Abi gene encoding abl interactor 2 isoform X3, with protein MCVGLSILSSISLRTPRPCHNLIFRPSRPLPSLREEGSGSYCVSSGVGSDSEVMAELAALLRHEIPEGRNNLADSHTNLERVAEYCEANYFQAENKRIALEETKNYTTQSLASVAYQINTLAYNFLQLLDLQTSQLAEMESQMNHIAQTVMIHKEKVARREIGVLTANKMTTRQYKIIAPANPEKPIKYVRKSIDYTILDEIGHGVRSCGTPRSKQRGGSQGSVQSLGAASTGSGLGAAMVGPAPTTKPPTPPQTVRTGTLSKGSREYRTPPAVAPPQVPSHYAPNYPLGHPRRDRPGYSTLPLHAHNTSHTSHNSNHNAHANTINQHTMPQVGTVHPLQSHPQTPPPAPPSVTAGYVQEQHNSMPRGDMTEYTGHHTLPHRLSHQISRGSGANSPPLPPPPPPEQEEHPQFGRPTPSGAIMPIVPDEEDLPGWVPKNYIEKVVAIYDYYADKEDELSFQESSVIYVLKKNDDGWWEGVMDGITGLFPGNYVEPCV; from the exons atgtgtgtcgGTCTGTCCATCTTGTCTTCTATTTCCCTTCGGACGCCGCGCCCCTGTcataatctaatttttcgaCCCTCTCGACCGCTCCCTTCGCTTCGCGAGGAAG GATCAGGATCCTATTGCGTGTCGTCAGGGGTGGGCAGTGATTCTGAAGTCATGGCAGAATTGGCGGCACTCCTGCGACATGAGATTCCCGAGGGGAGGAACAATCTGGCCGACAGCCACACCAATCTCGAGAGGGTGGCGGAGTATTGCGAGGCGAACTACTTCCAAGCGGAGAACAAGAGGATCGCGCTGGAGGAGACGAAGAATTACACCACGCAGTCGTTGGCCAGCGTTGCATATCAAATAAATACCCTGGCGTACAACTTTCTTCAACTGCTCGACCTGCAGACGTCCCAGCTCGCCGAGATGGAGAGTCAGATGAACCATATCGCGCAGACGGTCATGATTCACAAGGAGAAGGTGGCCAGAAGGGAGATAGGGGTCTTGACGGCCAACAAGATGACGACTCGCCAGTACAAAATCATCGCTCCCGCCAATCCGGAGAAACCAATTAAGTATGTCAGGAAGAGCATTGATTACACGATCCTAGATGAAATTGGGCATGGTGTACGTAGCTGCGGTACGCCGCGAAGCAAGCAGAGAGGAGGTAGTCAAGGCAGCGTTCAGAGCTTGGGTGCTGCTTCTACAGGCTCGGGCTTGGGCGCTGCTATGGTAGGACCTGCTCCTACTACCAAACCACCCACGCCACCTCAAACAGTGAGAACTG GAACATTGAGTAAAGGCTCGCGCGAATATAGGACTCCGCCAGCGGTAGCCCCACCACAAGTTCCTAGCCATTACGCGCCCAACTATCCACTTGGCCATCCCAGGCGAGATCGCCCGGGATATAGCACTCTACCATTGCATGCTCATAACACGTCCCACACGAGCCACAATTCCAATCATAATGCGCATGCCAATACCATCAATCAGCACACTATGCCGCAAGTGGGAACGGTGCATCCCCTGCAGAGTCATCCGCAGACGCCACCACCGGCACCGCCCAGCGTCACCGCGGGCTACGTGCAGGAACAGCATAACAGTATGCCTC GCGGCGATATGACGGAATACACCGGACATCACACCCTGCCGCACAGACTATCGCATCAAATTAGTCGTGGTAGCGGTGCGAATAGTCCACCCttaccgccgccgccaccaccggAGCAGGAGGAACATCCGCAGTTTGGCAGACCGACCCCATCTGGTGCTATAATGCCGATCGTGCCGGACGAGGAAGACCTGCCCGGATGGGTGCCGAAGAATTATATCGAGAAAG TGGTGGctatttatgattattacgCGGATAAAGAGGACGAGCTGAGTTTTCAAGAGAGTTCTGTGATCTACGTGCTCAAGAAAAACGATGACGGATGGTGGGAGGGGGTGATGGACGGTATAACTGGATTATTCCCAGGAAATTACGTCGAACCATGCGTATAA
- the Abi gene encoding abl interactor 2 isoform X1, with translation MCVGLSILSSISLRTPRPCHNLIFRPSRPLPSLREEGSGSYCVSSGVGSDSEVMAELAALLRHEIPEGRNNLADSHTNLERVAEYCEANYFQAENKRIALEETKNYTTQSLASVAYQINTLAYNFLQLLDLQTSQLAEMESQMNHIAQTVMIHKEKVARREIGVLTANKMTTRQYKIIAPANPEKPIKYVRKSIDYTILDEIGHGVRSCGTPRSKQRGGSQGSVQSLGAASTGSGLGAAMVGPAPTTKPPTPPQTVRTGTLSKGSREYRTPPAVAPPQVPSHYAPNYPLGHPRRDRPGYSTLPLHAHNTSHTSHNSNHNAHANTINQHTMPQVGTVHPLQSHPQTPPPAPPSVTAGYVQEQHNSMPPPPSPLVGLGGDMTEYTGHHTLPHRLSHQISRGSGANSPPLPPPPPPEQEEHPQFGRPTPSGAIMPIVPDEEDLPGWVPKNYIEKVVAIYDYYADKEDELSFQESSVIYVLKKNDDGWWEGVMDGITGLFPGNYVEPCV, from the exons atgtgtgtcgGTCTGTCCATCTTGTCTTCTATTTCCCTTCGGACGCCGCGCCCCTGTcataatctaatttttcgaCCCTCTCGACCGCTCCCTTCGCTTCGCGAGGAAG GATCAGGATCCTATTGCGTGTCGTCAGGGGTGGGCAGTGATTCTGAAGTCATGGCAGAATTGGCGGCACTCCTGCGACATGAGATTCCCGAGGGGAGGAACAATCTGGCCGACAGCCACACCAATCTCGAGAGGGTGGCGGAGTATTGCGAGGCGAACTACTTCCAAGCGGAGAACAAGAGGATCGCGCTGGAGGAGACGAAGAATTACACCACGCAGTCGTTGGCCAGCGTTGCATATCAAATAAATACCCTGGCGTACAACTTTCTTCAACTGCTCGACCTGCAGACGTCCCAGCTCGCCGAGATGGAGAGTCAGATGAACCATATCGCGCAGACGGTCATGATTCACAAGGAGAAGGTGGCCAGAAGGGAGATAGGGGTCTTGACGGCCAACAAGATGACGACTCGCCAGTACAAAATCATCGCTCCCGCCAATCCGGAGAAACCAATTAAGTATGTCAGGAAGAGCATTGATTACACGATCCTAGATGAAATTGGGCATGGTGTACGTAGCTGCGGTACGCCGCGAAGCAAGCAGAGAGGAGGTAGTCAAGGCAGCGTTCAGAGCTTGGGTGCTGCTTCTACAGGCTCGGGCTTGGGCGCTGCTATGGTAGGACCTGCTCCTACTACCAAACCACCCACGCCACCTCAAACAGTGAGAACTG GAACATTGAGTAAAGGCTCGCGCGAATATAGGACTCCGCCAGCGGTAGCCCCACCACAAGTTCCTAGCCATTACGCGCCCAACTATCCACTTGGCCATCCCAGGCGAGATCGCCCGGGATATAGCACTCTACCATTGCATGCTCATAACACGTCCCACACGAGCCACAATTCCAATCATAATGCGCATGCCAATACCATCAATCAGCACACTATGCCGCAAGTGGGAACGGTGCATCCCCTGCAGAGTCATCCGCAGACGCCACCACCGGCACCGCCCAGCGTCACCGCGGGCTACGTGCAGGAACAGCATAACAGTATGCCTC CTCCACCTTCACCTTTGGTCGGTCTAGGCGGCGATATGACGGAATACACCGGACATCACACCCTGCCGCACAGACTATCGCATCAAATTAGTCGTGGTAGCGGTGCGAATAGTCCACCCttaccgccgccgccaccaccggAGCAGGAGGAACATCCGCAGTTTGGCAGACCGACCCCATCTGGTGCTATAATGCCGATCGTGCCGGACGAGGAAGACCTGCCCGGATGGGTGCCGAAGAATTATATCGAGAAAG TGGTGGctatttatgattattacgCGGATAAAGAGGACGAGCTGAGTTTTCAAGAGAGTTCTGTGATCTACGTGCTCAAGAAAAACGATGACGGATGGTGGGAGGGGGTGATGGACGGTATAACTGGATTATTCCCAGGAAATTACGTCGAACCATGCGTATAA
- the Abi gene encoding abl interactor 2 isoform X4, translated as MAEYRSGSYCVSSGVGSDSEVMAELAALLRHEIPEGRNNLADSHTNLERVAEYCEANYFQAENKRIALEETKNYTTQSLASVAYQINTLAYNFLQLLDLQTSQLAEMESQMNHIAQTVMIHKEKVARREIGVLTANKMTTRQYKIIAPANPEKPIKYVRKSIDYTILDEIGHGVRSCGTPRSKQRGGSQGSVQSLGAASTGSGLGAAMVGPAPTTKPPTPPQTVRTGTLSKGSREYRTPPAVAPPQVPSHYAPNYPLGHPRRDRPGYSTLPLHAHNTSHTSHNSNHNAHANTINQHTMPQVGTVHPLQSHPQTPPPAPPSVTAGYVQEQHNSMPPPPSPLVGLGGDMTEYTGHHTLPHRLSHQISRGSGANSPPLPPPPPPEQEEHPQFGRPTPSGAIMPIVPDEEDLPGWVPKNYIEKVVAIYDYYADKEDELSFQESSVIYVLKKNDDGWWEGVMDGITGLFPGNYVEPCV; from the exons ATGGCTGAGTACC GATCAGGATCCTATTGCGTGTCGTCAGGGGTGGGCAGTGATTCTGAAGTCATGGCAGAATTGGCGGCACTCCTGCGACATGAGATTCCCGAGGGGAGGAACAATCTGGCCGACAGCCACACCAATCTCGAGAGGGTGGCGGAGTATTGCGAGGCGAACTACTTCCAAGCGGAGAACAAGAGGATCGCGCTGGAGGAGACGAAGAATTACACCACGCAGTCGTTGGCCAGCGTTGCATATCAAATAAATACCCTGGCGTACAACTTTCTTCAACTGCTCGACCTGCAGACGTCCCAGCTCGCCGAGATGGAGAGTCAGATGAACCATATCGCGCAGACGGTCATGATTCACAAGGAGAAGGTGGCCAGAAGGGAGATAGGGGTCTTGACGGCCAACAAGATGACGACTCGCCAGTACAAAATCATCGCTCCCGCCAATCCGGAGAAACCAATTAAGTATGTCAGGAAGAGCATTGATTACACGATCCTAGATGAAATTGGGCATGGTGTACGTAGCTGCGGTACGCCGCGAAGCAAGCAGAGAGGAGGTAGTCAAGGCAGCGTTCAGAGCTTGGGTGCTGCTTCTACAGGCTCGGGCTTGGGCGCTGCTATGGTAGGACCTGCTCCTACTACCAAACCACCCACGCCACCTCAAACAGTGAGAACTG GAACATTGAGTAAAGGCTCGCGCGAATATAGGACTCCGCCAGCGGTAGCCCCACCACAAGTTCCTAGCCATTACGCGCCCAACTATCCACTTGGCCATCCCAGGCGAGATCGCCCGGGATATAGCACTCTACCATTGCATGCTCATAACACGTCCCACACGAGCCACAATTCCAATCATAATGCGCATGCCAATACCATCAATCAGCACACTATGCCGCAAGTGGGAACGGTGCATCCCCTGCAGAGTCATCCGCAGACGCCACCACCGGCACCGCCCAGCGTCACCGCGGGCTACGTGCAGGAACAGCATAACAGTATGCCTC CTCCACCTTCACCTTTGGTCGGTCTAGGCGGCGATATGACGGAATACACCGGACATCACACCCTGCCGCACAGACTATCGCATCAAATTAGTCGTGGTAGCGGTGCGAATAGTCCACCCttaccgccgccgccaccaccggAGCAGGAGGAACATCCGCAGTTTGGCAGACCGACCCCATCTGGTGCTATAATGCCGATCGTGCCGGACGAGGAAGACCTGCCCGGATGGGTGCCGAAGAATTATATCGAGAAAG TGGTGGctatttatgattattacgCGGATAAAGAGGACGAGCTGAGTTTTCAAGAGAGTTCTGTGATCTACGTGCTCAAGAAAAACGATGACGGATGGTGGGAGGGGGTGATGGACGGTATAACTGGATTATTCCCAGGAAATTACGTCGAACCATGCGTATAA